ACAAGCTGGATATGATGTGATTGCTATCGATAATTTTGTCAATTCGGTAGACAATGAAGATGGTCAATCAATTGCTTTAAAACGTGTGGAAACAATTACCGGAAAACCagttacattttataaatgtgaTCTATTAGATAAAGAAGCTTTAcaggaaatttttaataaagtaagttttaatagattacttttcttttttttttgtaaattaaaaacaataatttttatttttattttagcacactattaattttgtaattcatttTGCGGCAATTAAAGCTGTGGGAGAATCCATGTTGTTCCCTTTACTATACTACAAAAACAACCTAATCGGAATGATCAATTTATTGGAagtaagtaatattaaaaaatgttattccaCACCATCTTtgaatttgtcatttttatttgagTGCAATATGATAATTCGAGTAAATAATTGCATTCTAAGATTATCTTTTAATGTCCTTCAAATATTACTTATTGCATAGATTTTTGCCTGGATGGCCATTCAATCATTCATCCGGTTCATAGAGTTTTAATATTTCAGTAATATAATAgcgtttcattaatttttatataaacgtcCGTTTTCTATAAAAACGTTTTCGTTTTATAGAAAATCGTTCCAGCCTACTTTTAAGGTACGGTTTAGTTGATTCTTTTCctgtaagaaaattttcatttttcctacTCCTCGAGTATCCATATTTTGTACGGTTTCTATTTACCTTCAGATTCACAAGTTATCAAACATCTCTTTATTTAAGCACCAAAAggtaataaatttcttttgaataattgattacgcaatcgtatTTTTAGGTAATGCGTGATCACGAATGTTATCAATTGGTATTTTCAAGTTCTTGTACAGTATATGGTGAACCAGAAACATTACCAATTACTGAAGAACATAAAACAGGCAGTATCACAAATGTTTATGGACGTACTAAATATTTCATTGAAGAAATGTTAAAAGATGTTTCAATCGCTGATAAGGTCAGTTCGATAATATACTGAAAGTTTATAGTGCAGTGAATTTGCGGTAATTGTGTTCTCGTTGTTgacaatcaattattattttcagaattGGAACATAATTGCTTTGCGTTATTTTAATCCTGTGGGTGCTCATCCTTCTGGATTAATTGGAGAAGATCCAACAAAaccttttacaaatttaatgcCATTTATCGCTCAAGTAGCTAttggaaaaaaaccaaaattaacaatttttggtgGTGATTATGATACTGAAGACGGAACAGGtacatattaaattgtttagaCTCTTCTATTATacagattattataaatatctttgTTAAATAGGGATTCGAGATTATATTCATGTAATGGACTTAGCAATTGGCCATGTTTCTGCATTAGATATGCTGCAAAAAAAGCATCAAAGATTAAAGGCAAGTGTCACAGGTATGTTCCTGGTTTTTAGCTAACTACATCTGAATATATACGATATTTCTAACAAAGCAGAGccttcaaaattaaaacaaattcaaataaattactttattgaTTTTAAGTGAAAAAGTCAGGGATCGATTAGTGTATTTTTCTACTATCAATTaataaacaccctgtatatataactaattaattatttaaaactgattttatgaaatattttattttcgaattcttCCTTTCTTCTTAATTTCTTGCAcagaaaataattcttaaagaAATCAtctttatataaagtaaaattaattttaacattaaaaaatttgtttattaaaaattttaggtttaCAATTTGGGTACTGGACAAGGTTATTCAGTTTTACAATTACTTAAAACATTTGAAAGAGTTACAGGCACAACTGTGCCATATGAAATTCAAGAACGTCGACAAGGTGATATTACAGCAATGTATGCAAATGCCAGTTTAGCTGATACAGAATTGAATTGgaaaacaaaatatactttagaACAGATGTGTAAGTTTAACATATAAATTGATTTCAG
The Chrysoperla carnea chromosome 4, inChrCarn1.1, whole genome shotgun sequence genome window above contains:
- the LOC123298580 gene encoding UDP-glucose 4-epimerase-like, producing MSNNKTVFVTGGAGYIGSHCVVELLQAGYDVIAIDNFVNSVDNEDGQSIALKRVETITGKPVTFYKCDLLDKEALQEIFNKHTINFVIHFAAIKAVGESMLFPLLYYKNNLIGMINLLEVMRDHECYQLVFSSSCTVYGEPETLPITEEHKTGSITNVYGRTKYFIEEMLKDVSIADKNWNIIALRYFNPVGAHPSGLIGEDPTKPFTNLMPFIAQVAIGKKPKLTIFGGDYDTEDGTGIRDYIHVMDLAIGHVSALDMLQKKHQRLKVYNLGTGQGYSVLQLLKTFERVTGTTVPYEIQERRQGDITAMYANASLADTELNWKTKYTLEQMCEDFWRWQTMNPNGYRTEKNIPKLKVNGHSHS